A single genomic interval of Oryza sativa Japonica Group chromosome 7, ASM3414082v1 harbors:
- the LOC4343495 gene encoding cysteine-rich receptor-like protein kinase 10 isoform X2 — MSIVRPYPLRFRPIPSGRRAQPLTSARGSGSTTMAGHRLHLTFWYNLAAVALLLALLHGPLAEAQPLPWQLCNATAGNYTEGSAYQANVRALASALPANASSSRALFAEGAAGTAPDKVYAIALCRGDTNASSCAACLAAAFDTAQQLCAFNRRATLFNDPCILRYSDQDILANVTDNRGMFVAWNYNNVSTGRMAVFDATSGQLVNTSGDYASAVYDAFSGMLVNATADYAAKDSVRRFGTGEMGFNVFDSPYHNIFSLAQCTPDMSEADCRSCLGDIIRRMMPKYFVGKPGGRVFGVRCNFRFEAYEFFSGRPLLQLSGLPPSPPPPGLSAPSGLPPSPPGGGDTGPGTQILVIILPLVAISSVAAISICMWNIRKKRRWRRAENLSAPDTAEDFESIKSTLLSLSSLQVATDNFDENKKLGEGGFGAVYKGLLSGQEVAVKRLAKGSSQGLEELKNELVLVAKLHHRNLVRLVGFCLEEGERMLVYEYMPNKSLDFFLFDPEKRRGLDWVTRFKIIEGVARGLQYLHQDSRKKIVHRDMKASNILLDTDMNPKIGDFGLARLFGQDQTRDVTNRIVGTFGYMSPEYVMRGQYSTKSDVFSFGVLIIEIVTGQRNNRPYLFEQNEDIISTVWRRWSDGTVAKMIDHSLGKNYPEAEVLKCINIGLLCLQENPVNRPTMADIMVLLNSNASSSIPAPAARPTFSFDGSSRYSQTITQLSAR; from the exons ATGAGTATTGTGCGTCcatatccgctccgttttcgtCCTATACCATCCGGTCGGCGAGCGCAACCTCTCACCTCTGCTCGAGGCTCGGGGAGTACCACCATGGCCGGTCATCGACTACATCTTACTTTTTGGTACAACCTCGCCGCAGTTGCCCTGCTCCTCGCGCTCCTCCACGGGCCGCTCGCGGAAGCGCAGCCGCTGCCGTGGCAGCTGTGCAACGCCACCGCCGGCAACTACACGGAGGGGAGCGCCTACCAGGCGAACGTGCGTGCGCTCGCCAGCGCCCTCCCCGCGAACGCGTCGTCTTCCCGGGCCCTCTTCGCCGAGGGCGCAGCCGGCACGGCGCCGGACAAGGTGTACGCCATCGCGCTCTGCCGCGGCGACACCAACgcctcctcctgcgccgcctgcctcgccgccgccttcgacacCGCGCAGCAGCTCTGCGCGTTCAACAGGCGCGCCACCCTGTTCAACGACCCCTGCATCCTCCGATACTCCGACCAGGACATCCTCGCCAACGTCACCGATAACCGGGGCATGTTCGTCGCCTGGAACTACAACAACGTCAGCACGGGGAGGATGGCAGTGTTCGACGCCACCTCCGGTCAGCTCGTCAACACCTCCGGCGACTATGCGTCGGCCGTGTACGACGCCTTTTCCGGCATGCTCGTCAACGCCACCGCCGACTATGCGGCGAAGGACTCAGTAAGGCGGTTCGGCACGGGGGAGATGGGGTTCAACGTCTTCGACTCGCCTTACCACAATATTTTCTCGCTGGCTCAGTGCACGCCGGACATGTCGGAGGCCGACTGCCGGAGCTGCCTCGGGGACATAATCAGGAGGATGATGCCCAAGTACTTCGTCGGGAAGCCCGGCGGCAGGGTCTTCGGCGTTCGGTGCAACTTCCGGTTTGAGGCGTACGAGTTCTTCTCCGGCCGGCCGCTGTTGCAGTTGTCGGGGCTGCCgccctcaccaccaccaccagggcTGTCCGCACCATCGGGGCTGCCGCCCTCACCGCCGGG aggcggcgacaccggc CCAGGGACCCAAATTCTGGTAATTATTTTGCCACTAGTGGCCATTTCCTCCGTTGCCGCAATTTCCATCTGTATGTGGAATATACGTAAGAAACGAAGATGGCGAAGAGCAGAGAATTTATCCGCAC CTGATACGGCTGAGGACTTCGAAAGTATCAAGTCAACCTTGCTGTCTCTGTCATCACTACAAGTGGCAACGGATAACTTTGACGAAAACAAAAAACTTGGTGAGGGGGGATTTGGTGCAGTTTATAAG GGACTTCTTTCTGGACAAGAAGTAGCCGTGAAGAGGTTGGCGAAGGGTTCAAGCCAGGGGCTAGAAGAGCTAAAAAACGAGCTAGTTCTAGTGGCCAAACTTCATCACAGAAACCTTGTTCGCCTTGTGGGGTTTTGCctggaagagggagagaggatgCTTGTTTATGAATACATGCCCAATAAAAGCCTCGACTTCTTTCTTTTTG ATCCAGAGAAAAGGAGAGGGCTAGACTGGGTGACACGATTCAAAATCATAGAAGGCGTAGCTCGCGGACTACAGTATCTTCACCAGGACTCCCGAAAGAAAATTGTCCACCGTGACATGAAGGCAAGCAACATCTTGCTAGACACAGACATGAACCCTAAGATCGGTGATTTTGGCCTCGCTAGGCTCTTTGGACAGGATCAGACTCGAGATGTCACCAACCGTATCGTCGGGACATT TGGCTACATGTCTCCCGAATACGTCATGCGTGGACAATACTCGACAAAATCTGATGTGTTCAGCTTTGGTGTTCTCATCATAGAGATTGTGACAGGCCAGAGGAACAACAGACCCTATTTGTTTGAACAAAACGAAGATATAATAAGCACA GTGTGGAGGCGCTGGTCAGATGGAACAGTTGCAAAGATGATCGACCATTCGTTGGGAAAAAATTACCCTGAAGCCGAGGTGCTGAAATGCATCAATATCGGCCTCCTGTGCCTCCAGGAGAACCCCGTAAATCGACCTACAATGGCGGACATCATGGTTTTGCTTAACAGCAATGCTAGCAGCTCTATACCGGCTCCTGCAGCTAGGCCAACATTTTCCTTCGATGGGAGCTCTCGCTACTCTCAAACCATCACACAATTATCTGCCAGGTAG
- the LOC4343495 gene encoding cysteine-rich receptor-like protein kinase 10 isoform X1 has product MSIVRPYPLRFRPIPSGRRAQPLTSARGSGSTTMAGHRLHLTFWYNLAAVALLLALLHGPLAEAQPLPWQLCNATAGNYTEGSAYQANVRALASALPANASSSRALFAEGAAGTAPDKVYAIALCRGDTNASSCAACLAAAFDTAQQLCAFNRRATLFNDPCILRYSDQDILANVTDNRGMFVAWNYNNVSTGRMAVFDATSGQLVNTSGDYASAVYDAFSGMLVNATADYAAKDSCTPDMSEADCRSCLGDIIRRMMPKYFVGKPGGRVFGVRCNFRFEAYEFFSGRPLLQLSGLPPSPPPPGLSAPSGLPPSPPGLRPAASGNINNREGELLLDRCVLLWLALTIKRTSKIAPPLLVLRPASPGNYRDARFDVGLWGSH; this is encoded by the exons ATGAGTATTGTGCGTCcatatccgctccgttttcgtCCTATACCATCCGGTCGGCGAGCGCAACCTCTCACCTCTGCTCGAGGCTCGGGGAGTACCACCATGGCCGGTCATCGACTACATCTTACTTTTTGGTACAACCTCGCCGCAGTTGCCCTGCTCCTCGCGCTCCTCCACGGGCCGCTCGCGGAAGCGCAGCCGCTGCCGTGGCAGCTGTGCAACGCCACCGCCGGCAACTACACGGAGGGGAGCGCCTACCAGGCGAACGTGCGTGCGCTCGCCAGCGCCCTCCCCGCGAACGCGTCGTCTTCCCGGGCCCTCTTCGCCGAGGGCGCAGCCGGCACGGCGCCGGACAAGGTGTACGCCATCGCGCTCTGCCGCGGCGACACCAACgcctcctcctgcgccgcctgcctcgccgccgccttcgacacCGCGCAGCAGCTCTGCGCGTTCAACAGGCGCGCCACCCTGTTCAACGACCCCTGCATCCTCCGATACTCCGACCAGGACATCCTCGCCAACGTCACCGATAACCGGGGCATGTTCGTCGCCTGGAACTACAACAACGTCAGCACGGGGAGGATGGCAGTGTTCGACGCCACCTCCGGTCAGCTCGTCAACACCTCCGGCGACTATGCGTCGGCCGTGTACGACGCCTTTTCCGGCATGCTCGTCAACGCCACCGCCGACTATGCGGCGAAGGACTCA TGCACGCCGGACATGTCGGAGGCCGACTGCCGGAGCTGCCTCGGGGACATAATCAGGAGGATGATGCCCAAGTACTTCGTCGGGAAGCCCGGCGGCAGGGTCTTCGGCGTTCGGTGCAACTTCCGGTTTGAGGCGTACGAGTTCTTCTCCGGCCGGCCGCTGTTGCAGTTGTCGGGGCTGCCgccctcaccaccaccaccagggcTGTCCGCACCATCGGGGCTGCCGCCCTCACCGCCGGGGCTGCGGCCGGCAGCATCAGGTAATATTAATAATAGAGAAGGTGAGTTGCTGCTCGATCGCTGTGTCTTACTGTGGCTTGCACTCACCATCAAACGAACGTCAAAAATCGCACCTCCACTCCTTGTTCTTCGCCCGGCGAGCCCCGGAAACTACAGGGACGCTAGGTTTGATGTTGGCCTGTGGGGCAGCCATTAG